agccagcggactgctggggctgtccctccctgcaGCGGTGGTTATTCTTTGAAGTGCCTCATCAATCgctctggcatcactgaaggctaacttcttaaacctgTGGTCAAGTGCAGCAGGTTTTGATAGCAtgtgattatattccattctgtggaacTTTGTCTATTGATGAACATAGGGTGTCCATCAAGTCTGTCACATGTCGAgtggttacatttgcttctctctggcgGCTGGCTGTGATTCGCTGCAGACCCTTACACAGGAGTATCATTTGAGGATGTCAcatagctgaaaagagagaacagtaacttattagttcaggtttatgtttgtctactgatactacattctcatctacatgtataatactggattaaattatgtagtaataactgcttactgtacctctctccactgatctccacagtgacctgctcaaagggttccaggactctgtacacctcctcctccacctcccattcctcttgggtcagaTCATCAACAGATGCATTGACAATGGTcagggtagagatgatggcatcctttgactcaagaaaccgcTTTAACATATAACatgttgaattccaccttgtagtgcagtcttgttCAGGCTtcagctcaggcatccccatctggCTTTGTGTAGACTTTAGTGTTTCAGCACCTACTGTGGTCCTGTGGAAGTActccacagctgctttcactttgtccacagtggtcttcaccttcagagcatctcttacaatcaggtggattgtgtgggcaagacatggatgatgggtAAATTGTAAAATGTCCATGGCTTTGGTTATGTTAGCTGCATTGTTGCTAACACAACAGACCTcttttccatctacttgccattttctggccactctcaacagttcctctgccaagttctctggtgtgtctgtcactgaacacaaagcagtccagaagacagctagacatcaaaatcttcaatgaagtgacatgtaaccgACAGGTAcgaagtggttacccttgatgtccagcagtcagtggtaaggcaagctgcagtagctttttggactaTTTCCCTcactgaagcctgtgtgctctcatacagttgtggaataagtgattttgaaaggggtttcctgcttggaattgtgtacattggatttagactcttgctataatttctaaaaacTATGTCCTCCACGATCGAAAATGGCTGGAAATCGGTGGCAATCGTTTTAGTCAATGAATTAGTTAATTATATGAATGTAAATAAttgattgttttatatttttttatgaataGATTCGGCACTTCTGATATGCGAgccggctcccaacgttcacctacaagagccggcTCTTAGAGCCGACTCGTTCACGAACGAGCCATCACTACCACACATCCAGTGCTAAGCACAAGTGAGATAGGGCTCTGCTTCGTTCATCACAGGCTCGCACACCCTGTCATCTCCAGCCATTCATTCTGCCCTCCCTCGCTTCGGCGCACGCTGCATTCCTCTGGTAGCTTTTGGATAGCGCATAGCGATGTTTCTCTGCAGAACGGCCTGGCAAAGATGTGGGCATTTGGCAAGGAAGTCAGCCTACCAGTTATCTAGAGATGGTGAGTATGACAAAATCGGTTCAAATTGATAGCGAAGTCTTACCACATTAAAGTTGTAACGTTACATGATACAAGATGGCAACTGTGTATCCCTGTTGGCTTTTCTTTCCTCTGTATGTACAAGCTAAGGGTAGCCTATGGGTAGAGGAATATTCGTACATTTCAGAATATAACATTTTGTTCTCATGTGGTTTGGCTTTACTGAAACCGTCTCATCCCAAATTTGAAAGATGGCACCTGTTTTACAGTACAAGGGACGTGAAGGTCAATTGGAATGTTGGCCAATTAATTATGTTCTAAATCTTTTCATTGTGTTAATTTTGATATTGGAGCGTTAAATTGTTACATTACACGTTTTAAAGAGACACTTGTTTTCTCCATGTCCAATCCACTCCCTCAAATTATCCAAACCAAACAAGATGGGCCCATGTAATTTTCTTACGAAACGAAGTGCAAGTGTTACTATGCAGACTCCGTGGTGGACTGTGCCAACAAATCTTTAATCCTATCCAATCGTGAATTACTTTGTTTCTTTGTCGGTACCAGCTTGTCACTTTTGTCGAGGACGATGGCCTAGGTGTGCATATCATACATTTTAACTGTAGTTACGAACCACGAGCTTAGAAGGTAACTGGTTACATAACCTTATTGTTATTAAACATTATTAATATTTGACCTTAACTAAATCGGAGGTGGCATACATAAGGTTCCTACTTTGGCTCACGTGGTAGAGAACGTGTCACTGGCGTCTCAATGTATGGACTGGGGAAAAAAGCACGCGTCACCATACAGCGCCCTCTGCGGGACCACGCACCAATGAACTTGCATTCTTCTGAACAGAAAACGGTAACTCATTGCATTTCGACGCCGCTTTAAACCTTAATATAAAAGACATTCAATTGGCATAGATTCAAGAAATCAGACAACCATATGCTGTGCTGAcaactacaggtaactgccaaaatcaCGTAAACAAGCTAGAACTGGGCGTTTTTATTCGTGAccttaagcatgatgggatgtaaattgcttaattaactcaggaaccacacctttTTCCAACATACTTCGCATTAATCaagtgtttatttttattttggtaGTTATTTACAGGTAAGCTTCTGAGAGAAAAACATACTAAATGATCAACCCCCCCTAGTTTCCCTGTGTGCTTTACCTTGCACTATTTTCCTTCACCTTTCAGTGGAATCTACACACTGTTTGTTGGTACCATGGCGTTCCTCATTCTTTGCTGTAGCCCCTGCAGAAACTGGTTTAGCTACTCTTAGAAATGGCCCAAGGGCTAAGCAAAGATCGCAACATGACATGCCTTGTGCTTTTGCTCCAGCATTctccccactgacacacacacacacacaaatatgagcTTGTCCGATGTCCTGCTGCCAAACACCATTGGAGGCATTTTAGGAGATTACGCAACACTGGCCCCTGATTTGCGTTTGTACAGCATACAACTCTACATGCACAAAAGGGACTCCTGTTATCGCAGTGGGACCCTGCCTGTCCACTCCCCTCCCTTGACCAGTACTGAGCCACAGAGCGGGTATCATAGCTTAATCCTATGACATTGATCCACGGCCACTTGTGTTATCACAATCCCACGCCACTATAACCCTGGGACTGCAGTGGGGGTTGAACAGATTAGCTGGTCTAGAGCCTTGTTACAGAGGTAGGGCCACAGTGATTGGATTACAGGGATGAGAACTTTGAGGGTTAAAATTCCCCTGCAGTGACACTCCCTGTTTTATCATTGTGGTGTTCCTTTTTGAAAGGAGAacctactggtgctcttccaaTGAAACTAGTTATGTCTAGACTAAAATCTAGACTGAACTTAATTTGAGCCTAAATAACTGGTCCCCCACGTATGCTCACTCAATGTGAAAGGCTTGCAGGCTCTCCTGTTCGTTTGGGGTGTGCTTGTTTGCTGTACAAGTGAAACCGGGGAGTGACTACTGTACATTGTGTCCTCAACTGTAGCTACttgacacatttttattttcaccgTGGCAAAGCTGTGACACTGTTTTTGTGCAAGTCTGTCTGCACGATAGCTTTATATGCATGTCTGTCTTCGAAGGGTTTTGTGTGTCCGTCACAAAAACAATCGTctagaggtgtgtgtttgtggtgttctAAGTGGTGTGTAAGATTGTCTGCGTCTATGGCGTTTGTGTGCCTGTCTGCCAATGAGGGCAGGGCACTGACCAGCAGCATTAGGAAGAAACGCTGACTCTGGTCCAGGTCTTGGCGTAAGTAAGCAAAGCGCCTGGCTACACTGTTTTTTTCTGCCGATGACTGTGCTTTCCCGGAGAGCCATTACAAAGTGAAAGAACTATGTCAAATGACAAAGCACCCCCTTGTGCTGATTATCATAAAAAATATGCTGCAGGAGAAAGATGAAAATTGGTGGTGGGTCATTTGACCTGCTGTTGAATATTGCTATTGCACTGACCTTCTAGGCAAATTTACGTTAGCTCGAATTCGACTAAACATTTGTTTTACACCTAGCCTATTTCATTTTATTCCTTTTGCCTAGTGTTAGTCTGGTTGGCGTTCTACCAGCCGAGCACTGTTTTTCAGTTGGAGTCAAATGAGCTCTGACAGGCATATTCCTGGACACCTAAACCCATTCCACCTAATCCAATAAAAATCCAGGGCTCATGCTTCAACAAATCCTCTGTCCTCATGCTTCCCTCTCACTGCATTAGGTCTGTCCTATTGTAATCTTTTTAAACCAATCTTGTGGGGTCAAGATCAAATGTTGAATATCCTGTGACATCTACCGTGTTTCCTGATTACCTCTGAAGGCCGGGTGACCTTTACCTAACTGGTGacctttattgttttttgttgttgtagtactGCCACGGCGACAGATGTCGTCGCTCCCCGGTGGTACTGGTGATAACATCATCTATGCCCTGCTGTGTGGTGGGGCCTTCGTTGGAGCTGTCGCCTATGTGAGTCTACACTTGTCCATTTTTTACTTTGATCTGTTTGAGTTTAGATGACGTAGCTCATAGGGGGAAAAACAATACCAGACTGGCCTTTTCCCATAAACCTTGAACTTTATAATGTGCTCTTTTATTCTGTTACATGTCTAAAGTTGCCCTCAGAAGACTGTTATAATGTGTTTCATTGGTAGAGGAAAATATGTAACTATTTTGAGCATTGATCTTCTGTTTCCTCTAACAGACGTACAGCACTGTGACCACAGACCACGCCAGATTCACCGACCGTGTAGCGGATATCAACGCTCGTCCCAAGACCGAGTGGGTTCCCAAACCATGGCCCCCCAAGAGTAAGTCTCACCTCACCCATTGTCTTACCTCACAACCTCACCCATAGTCTTACCTCACAACCTCAACTAACCCCTCGTGTCATTCACCTCCCAGGTTATTGGATTAGACCCTGTTTGGTATGGGGTCCAACGACTGTGACCCCCCTCAGTTCAGTGGCCTCAGCTCTCTCTATTCATGAGTCATGGTTGGCAGTGCAGCTCGACGCCTGTCTGTGTGAGGCAGAATTCCAAGCTAGGGTTTGTGGGACAGCAGGCCTGGATAATCCTCTACTTACGACCAAGGAATGTCACTGAGTGACCACGCACCCCCCCCGCCTTTCTGCTACAGTAGACAGCCTGCTGAGTTCATtagaattcacacacacactgatagttGTCTCCGGCCTCCCCCTTTCGTTGTCATAGTTTATTAATAACTGTTGACACAGATGGGACAGCCTAGTCAACTCTGTGTGCTGTGTACTCTGTGTGCTGCAATAACAAGCAGGCAGTACTTTTGGCCAGACCACCATTGACTCTTAGCCAAGCGGGCCagccagccccccccccccacgttCTCTGGTCATTGCTGTCCAGGCAGCTGTCAGAGCCCTGTATATCGTTCTCAAGTCATCCCACTATCACTCCTCACTTTTGCCATAATCACTTCctgaaaacacaaacacactctcgtCCAATACCATTCTATTTATATGACCAGCTATTATGTCATCCAACAGTAGCCAGGCAGTTAGGTATTAATACTGGGAGAGGTCCATAATTGACTACTTCTGCTGTATAAACAGTTGAGATAAGATGTATAATTACAGTACCTTTTGTTGTCCTGTGGTAATGGATGTTTACTTTGGCAGGCTACAGCATAACCATAAACTCCCAACTACACAGCTTTCACACAAGCGCACGGCTGTCACGCTCATACAAGTGTGTAAAGATAAAACCCACCATGTCTGTATCATATATCATAACTGGGTACAGATCAGACATGCCTACTAAGACAACCAACCTCATTCATATACATACACCATTTATACACGTATCAGCCGGGTCACTATAATCATACACTCCATATAATCCACATGTAAACCTGTGACAATGCGTTTCTGTCTGTTTCCAGGcagggatgaggaagaggagggtgagttCCTATGTGTGGCTTTTATAGCTATAATGTCCTTGATTTATTTGAACTCACAGCTTGTTAAATAACTCTTTCTGAATGACCAATGAAATGTAGTTTTTAGACTGACTAAGCGTACCTTGGCATGGATTTGATTGTTTTTTCACTCTCTCACTGATTGCCTTGAAATGTATCTGTTTCTCTATAGTTACACTCACAAACCTAGGTTTTCCTCTTGACACGTTCAGAAAACGCATTCTGAGAACCAATGTTGGCGAAAAGGAGTGGATTCAGAAATGGGTGGAATCTTCACGTATTGCAtttcagtgatttaaaaaaaaaaaaatgctgtgaAATGCCACGATAATCTACTTTATGGTTATTAGTGACGTCTCCACTCATCATAGGGTTCCTTAATCCTCATTGGTTATTCACTGCGGAGCACCAATCACATCGATTCTTACACCCACGCTAGAAGGTCTCCCTGTTCTGGTTAATAACTGCCTGAGCCATTTGCCTCATCTGATCAATCTTCAGTCAATTAATTGATCAGCAACGAGTTCTAAGTGCTTTTAACCTTTTTAGTCTTTAATGTGTAAATAGGATAACTGTCTGAGATTAACTCATTTATTTGAATGAAACCAGGTTCTACTCTATTAGTTTTCTGGAGTTGCTCTTGGCTTTCTGtcattagctaggtttccatccagttCGCAACAGTCTGCAAAAATATCATTTggattttcccaccagagatgtttccatgggttaaattcccatgtacagACAAGTTAATTGGGTTTCCATCGctttttcagatttttttgtgtatatatatatatatatatatatatatatataaaaaatcgcGCATGTTCCCTCTCTGGTATTGGCATGTGCGCTCTAGTCAAccgctcacagatacagtgctggtatagcctacatgagattattatggacaataGAGCAAGATTATTTTAATTTGTGAAACTGCAGCCTAGCATCAAtcctcatgtcaccagaataagaccctcaatatttattggaaaggagcatcaaggtcatcaccttgcactttcaccaccctgtgaagttcataatatatttaatctgtagcctaataaactgcatgctttcccgagtcgtagtgggaggacctcacatttaaaacatttttacttcacctttatttgaccaggtaggctagttgagaacaagttctcatttacagctgcgacctggccaagataaagcaaatcagtgcgacaccatcaacaacaacacgagagttacacatggaataaacaaacatactgtaaatgacacaatagaaaaagtttTGCATTGTAGAGGAATTgttagtgtgtgcaaatgaggtaggataagggggttAAGGCAATAATAGGCCATAGTGGCCTATTAAAATAATTAcagtatagcaattaaacactggagtgatagatattcagaagatgaatgtgcaagtagagatactatggtgcaaaggagcaaaataaataaatggcagtatggggatgaggtagttggatgagctatttacagatgggctatgtacaggtgcagtgatcggtgagctgctctgacagcttgtgcttaaagttagtgagggagatatgagtctccagcttcagtgatttgtATGTAGcagcgacgaatatgtagtgagggccagccatcgagagcatacaggtcgtagtggtgggtagtatatggggctttggtgacaaaatggatggcactgtgatagactgcatccaatttgctgagtagagtgttggaggctattttgtaaatgacatcgccgaaatcaaaaatctgtaggatagtcagttttacgaggatgtttggcagcatgagtgaaggatgctttgttgggaAATAGGAAATCGAttccagatttaattttggattagagatgtttaatgtgagtctggaaggagattttagtctaaccagaaacctaggtatttgtagttgtccacatattctaagtcagaatcgtccagagtagtgatgctggacgagc
This genomic stretch from Oncorhynchus tshawytscha isolate Ot180627B linkage group LG21, Otsh_v2.0, whole genome shotgun sequence harbors:
- the mgarpa gene encoding protein MGARP isoform X3, whose translation is MFLCRTAWQRCGHLARKSAYQLSRDVLPRRQMSSLPGGTGDNIIYALLCGGAFVGAVAYTYSTVTTDHARFTDRVADINARPKTEWVPKPWPPKSRDEEEEASPI
- the mgarpa gene encoding protein MGARP isoform X4, producing MFLCRTAWQRCGHLARKSAYQLSRDVLPRRQMSSLPGGTGDNIIYALLCGGAFVGAVAYTYSTVTTDHARFTDRVADINARPKTEWVPKPWPPKSRDEEEEV